The DNA window TAGAAGCAATCGTATGGTTTCCCTCACTTTGAACAATAACTACTGATTTGCTCTTCTTTTTTTAGCCCCTGTTTGAATCTGAGTCTGCCGTTTGCTCCTGTTTTCACACACCGTTAGTGGAAAAAATAGGGAAAAAACCAGTGAAAGAAAGAACAGTGAGGGGGGAACAGAACTACCCATGAGCTTAAACTCTTGCCTGATGTGCAGCTAAACTTATTCTCTCCTCCCTCCTATCTGCTTGGTTGCAGGCAGCAGCGTGGCTGCAGGAAGGGAGCATGGGGCACATCAAGCAGACCGAGTGCTGGCGCATCGGCTGCGGGAAGGAAAAGAGCAGAAGGTTTGGCTTGTTTTGTCGACTTGTAGATTCATTCCTTAAGGTGTTGCCATTTGTGTGTACAGCCAAGAATGCGAAAATGCATTTCAACAATTGCTTCAATAGTGTCATGTTTTTGTGAGAGGTCATTTATTCTAAATATATGCAAACTTGATCAATTTTTGTAGTCAAAATTTTATCCAATTTTAGATGATTTATGATATCAAAATAGTTCCAGAGTTGCAAATTCAATTGAAAAGGTAGGGGTAATCGTGCAAGGGCAAAATTGAACATTGACTTAATAGCGTTAAGTGTTAACTGGCTTAGACGGAATAAGGGCAAAGTGAATGTTCGGTTTGAAAAACTAAGGCAATGGCGCAAATTCAAAAAAAAGGAGGGAAAATCGGCTGTTTGAATTCAAAGTAGAGGCAGACATGCAATCACCGCAACAATCTATGGCCATCCATGGCCATCACCTGTGCAGACTGCGGACATTTACTGTGCCAATATATTGTGGCATGTGTCACAAATATCATTTAGTATGTCCTAGTAAAAAAACTGGCTCCCATGTGAAACATGGAGAATTTGCGAACATGAAATTTGATTATGTGGTATCTTTCAGCTTACCCTGTGTTTAAGTGTTGAAAAATGTTGTTATTATATTGCCACCCTATAAACTATTCTGCATGGCACTATTAATATGCAAAAACGAAGTAAATAACAAAATCAACCATAAGAAAAGAAATTTGTACAACAACAGACTTAGCTCAAATGGTTTTGGGGATGGGGGTGGGAGGCTTACCACTGCAGAAACATCATCCATAGCATCCTTCAATGAAGATGGTTCCAGGAGGTTGCCTGTCCGATAGAAGAAGGTAGATATTAACTACGTTACCATTGATAGAACAAAGTTAACCTCAGTAGCAAGCAACCTTGATTCCATATAACTTTGTCAGCCCAAGATTCACTTAAGGATGGCTTTCCAGATCTAATGACAAAAAATAGCATTGGTAAGAATAAGAAACTACAGAACGCATTAAGAAGATGAACTTTAAGTATGAAAAGGTCCATTTTATGCCATTAACTATTCATTTATAACCTCATACAAAACGATGACTCGATTTACTCCCCCCTAAACTGTTCAAACAGGATCAAATCACCCTATATGATGAAATGGCTTCTTTTTGTCCTTCTCATACAAGTTGTGTCTTGGGTTCAAATTTTGTGTCGTGATAGTTGATGTTAGACCTTTTGTTACAAGAATGATTTAGATCTTTTTTAGATTATTTTCATTGGTCGGGAACATTTGATATTACTTTAACCATCAAGATATGGAAGTGCATGGAAAATAACCACTGGATTATCAATGTATTTTTCTAACATTGGTACTGGTGTGTTTTTTTTCTCAAATATGCCAGACAGCTGCTCATCATTGCATAAAGAGGAAGAAGAGCATAAAATACAACACACACCCCAAACCCTCCCTCCCTCAtgcacacacacatacacacacaccCCACCCTAGGGGAGAAACAGAAAAGATATATTCCAGCAGGGGGTGACGACCAATTGCATAATTTGGGGCAATAAATCGAGTCAATATTTTTATAGGGAACCAAACAGACAAAGTGGATCGTTCAGGGTAGTAAAatggatttttttttccttttaagCATATAGAAGTACCCAGGTACAATTATGAGATACTGTGTACTGTGACTGAACTATAGGCCAATCAAGCTAGTACCATAGATATTGACTCTAATTTATTTAGGAACTGCTTATATGTTCTTAATTTGTACTAAGAAAATCTCTTTAAGAATATTAAATTGACATATCTTCAGTTTGTATTGAATCAATCTGATTCTCCTTTCCAATTCTATAGAGGGTTTGCAATTTATCCTAGTTCTGGACTCTGGTTTTGTGCTGACTGCTGCTGTTCATACTTTATACTATAGTTTACCACCAATTTTGCTCTTTTAACAAGAAAGTTGGAAAAGGGCTCATGGGACATGAATTTCTCTAGCCTGATCCATATAACAAACACTCCTCACAGCAGTAAATTGATGGCTAGAACTGCACAACTGAAGACAGGAGAATGAGATGTTATCATCATTAATGCTAAGTCCACAAAAGGAATCAACAGAAACTTGGTCAATTATCATTTATTTGAGGATTATTGTTGGTTGCAGTTTTCCATGTATGATATCCGAACAAAGTTATGTGGTGATCTTTAAGTTGACACCCTAGTCAAGTATAAATTTTATTATCATTTGGATGTTTCTAGCCTATTTTATAATGGTTTTTGACATATTACAAGCAAAACTTAGCGTATCTTAATAGAACAGAAAATCAGAACAAATAGTGTAGTATGAAATAAGAGAACAAACTAGCTTATGGAGTTACCGATTAAGACTAGAGACAACAAATCCTTTGTCCAAAGCCTCTTTGCAAACGTGTGATCCAACAAAACCACTTCCTCCGAGCACTAGCAGCTATACCAACAAAGATGTCAGAAGCAGCTCAGTAATCTTCATAAACTATAATTTCAATAAATTAAGAAAAGAATGACTGGAAGCACATCCTTTGTTCCTACAAAACACAGGAGAGCTGCATTTCATTTCATTAATTAGAGAAAACAAAATTCAAAGAAGGGGTCATAAGGATCCATATAAAGCAGTTACAGGCACGCCACTCACAAATTATTTAAATGACCAGAGCACCTATTTGGACTAAGAGTCCAGATAAGCGATCTTGACCTATAGTTGCAAATTCATTGGCTATTACATGTAAAAAAAAGACCATGAAAAGCAAGAATGATTGATAAGATATATCACTCTCAAACCTCTTAAATGTAAGTCGGGTTACAGTAAGGAAGATAAAGAGATTATCGATAGTGATTTCTGAGTTTCCTAAATAGTCTCTCCAGCACTGAAAAAAAAAAACCTTGTGTTTTCTCATGGGCAAGCATGGATAATTGGTTTACCACCAAATTCACCATTAAGGTCATTGCATAACGATTGTTCAAAAACATGATTGACTGACAGAAAGGACAGATAAATCATAGAAACATGGAGCACATGGATAGGAACAGAGTAAACGTACAAAGCTTTACAAACTTCAACAAAATAATCTCCACAAACAAGATCCTACATGAAAATACATTTCCACTACGCTAGAGGCAAACTAGAATCTCATCTTCCCCAACATCATTACCTTGTCTGGAGAAGGTGGTTTCACCTTCACAGTTTCTGCCTCCTCCACCTTAAAAGGCTCCTCGATGTGCTTCGGATCACTGGGTATAGCACTGCTGAAGAATGCATTCCCAGTGTTCAGCAAGACCGGTGATGAGCTGTCGGAACCCCCAACACAAAGGAGAATTAGCAATCTCACAAAAAGGCAAATAGCAGCCCAACTGCCTAGAAGCAATGTAGCAATCAAGAATACGCCGGAAACAGGCCCGGCCCTGGGCCAGAACAAACAAGGTGATCACCCAGGATCCCCATAGTCTGGGAGTAACCCTGTCTTGCAAGTCTACAAATGCAGCCAAAGCGCCCTTGCTGCTCACGGTCAAGTAATCACATGGAGCACTCGTAGCTGGCCATCTGTTTCTTCCCTGGGTGGTGACGTACCAAAGCGCGGCCATGACTATTAATTGAGGACCAACATACCCACCTGTGTTTTCACTAATTTCTCTTTTTTTCCCTCCTTTTTCACTCTGCAACAAGCATTTTGGTGGTtcttgggttttctggttcagtAACTAGGTAAACGGTTGCGAATCATTCTTGTTACTGTTAGCCTGCATGTTGTCATTCTACAATATGCAATGCAAACAATTAAAGCTAATGCCATAAGAGATTGAAAAGGCGATACATCTGGCCAATTCTGCTCATATTCTCACACAAGGGTTCTGCTATCTGGAACATATCAATATCTCCATTTACACTTCGATTCAGGTAAAACAACTAGCCTTGTTCTAAAACGCCTTAAGATAGGATAGGGCAGATGGAGGCCTACAAAAAAGCAATCAATTGTATTATCTTATTATACAAGAACATTAACATTCTTTTTTCAGTGATGATGAGAGTGAGTATCCATAAGTAAACATATATTAGCTGCAAACGTCTTAAATCTTAACACTAGAGTAATGATCAACATGTAGTTGTACTTTGGAAACACAGTCCACACAGCACATTTTGTAATCAATGGATAATTGAGGGGGGAATGCATATATCTAAACTAAGGGCCTCCTCTTTCTATTTCGCCCAGGCCTACCAAACAAACCGCGGCTCGTTCTCCAATCAATTCGCTCTAAGTCTAAAAAATCCCCTCGACCTACAGAATTGCCGCATGACCCAAAAGAACCCATCCACCGCAATGCCAAATATTACGCAGGACATGAGGGGATCGCTCACCTGAGATGGGAGGTGTtggcggaggtggaggaggaggagcggatCAAGCGGGCCACGGCCGACCTCATCGCCGCCGCACCTGTACTCACGGTGTTGGCGAGGGCAAAGCGGGGAAGGAAGGAGGAATCGCGTGCGGATTGCGGTTTGCGggagggaggggaagggaggggaggggagggcagGGCAGGGGAAGGGGTTCAAGGCTTCAAGCCTCCAGGATCTGGTGGCGGCGTGGCGCTTCTGGGTGGAGTGGAAGCGCAGGCGAGCAAGTGCCGCAGCCAGGGGGCGCCACGTCCGGGTCTAGCGTGTGGTGCCAAAGCGGCCGAATCAGCTAGGCAGCGCACATTTCAGAGCCAGCTTGGTTGGATGTTAAAATATTAACATATTAAAAATATAAATGTTTAGTTGGATGTTAAAATATTAGCATGTTAAAATATAAGCAAGTCAAAACGTGAGCATACCAATTCTTTTACTAAAATCTTGACAAATTTATAATAACACTTGATTATGTGGGCTACTTCTTTTGACCTTCGATCAAACGAGTGTCAAAATTTATGAACTTGCCTATATTTTGGCATGCCAACATTTTGGCAGCGAACCAATCAGACCCTGAATTTAAGGTGGTTGGTGACTTAGTTAAAATTCATTTCTTTGCCGATacaatttaaatttaaatttaaatttaaatttttttcatgatttttttaaAACGTCATATGCTCATGTTATATTTTAATTTATTCTATTTGTAAAAAATTATTGTGAGTAAACCGAGCTATGGGCGATGGAGGTCAATCGAACAGGACGGGTTAGGGATTGCATAGATGATTTATGGAAGGAGGATTTTAGTCATCTTTGATGACATATAGAAGTTATTAGAACCGGATCGGAGGTTAAACCGGTGGTGTCATTGGTTCAAGGTTCAACTTGTATGAGCCTTTGGATCAAGTGGACAATAGTATTGATATGCTAATTAGTTTCATTCCCAGGAAGTGTTGATGGGTTACCATCAGAGCATATGGTTGCTTGTGATAGGCTGCAAATATTTAGCGTATctaggggctgtttggagtgccgcCTAACCCGCCACGGCGCGCCACACTTTTTCCGCCGCAGGTGTGGCGGCCGTTTTGAGCGCCACAAGTTAGGCAGGGTGTGGCGGGTTAGgcggcactccaaacagccccCTATACTATTGAATCGCTCGGTCCAACAGGTCAGACCAGTTGAACCGTGAAAACCATAACACTGACGTAACGCGGTGACGCCGAACGTATTCGCTGTGATCATTACCCACTTCTGTCTTGCCATTATTGAGATAAAAGCATAAATTTTAGGTCCTCAGGATCATGTACAGAATCATCTCGAGGTTTGGATTTCAGGCAATCTGATGATCATCATCTTCCCCAGTTAGATCTTGGTCGGTTGCAAGGGAATTGAATGCAAATACTAGCAGTCGCGCACGACGGCTCGTAATATGGTCCCAGAAGCCACATAAGTGGACTTTTTAGTTTATATTGGCCCATGACGGCATGCTTTTGTCAGATGAGAAGCCAGCACCACCCGCATTGACGTGTTGTACGGAATTTCGTGCAAACGCATgttaaagaaaaaaatatagCTTGCAAACTAGATATTAAATCAAATGCCGATAACGTTATTGTGTTTCTCTCGATCGAGATCTTCAAAACTAGACCAAACTTGACAATATTTGCATAAAAATTATATTTTCTAGAGCATTTTCTTATAAATATATTTTCTAGAGCATTTTCTTATAAATGTggataaaaatatatttctgaCCCAAGTATTTATCCTAATGATACGAAATACACCTTATTATTTTAAACCGAGGAAGTATGTCAAGTCCCTCCCATCGCACCCAAACATCATATCCATCCATTAGTGTAGAGATAACCATGCCATATGCGGATGACGTGATAAGAGATCACAACtaatttctttttttctttcatataataaataagaaaagtGATAAGTGAGAAGATGATGGATTGCACCATTCAACACCGGAGCAGGTACGAAGAAAGCGAAGGCTTAACACAAGATGTTCTAGCTTCACAGTCAAATTATTCCACCTTCACAATCAAATTGTTCCAACTAAACATGTATCTGAATTTAAGCAAGTCTAGTCTTAATTTGAACATCTTGTCATGAAGAACACAATAATAAAGTCGGTTTCTAATTTAAGTATTTGGTTGGAGAAGTATTCATATTTTTTCATTTAAAATTGTAGCTGTCCATtagctctggacaaaccaaaggTAAATAGGCCAAAAGGCCCTCCTAGCCCATTAGCAGTAATGGGCTGAACTAAAGCACCTTTTACAAAGGATCCAAGACCGCGGGAGGCCAAACGCCTCCCCGGAACATGGCGGTCTCTTCGTGGAGAAGGGATTCACTTAACGACGCATTTAATGCGCCCGCCCTGCTACGATCGGACGAGGCCCACAGGCGGCGTGCCTTCCCCGTAAAACAACATGATTACGAGGGAGGCGTGCTCACAAACGGCGGGGTGACCAGAGCAGATGGAGCCCCCTCCCAGGTCACGTCCCATCAATTGGTGATGGACGGTGGGGTGGCCCCAGCCACTTGCACCTCCTGCCGCATCGGGCAGGCATGGAGATGAGCGCCTGCGGTCCCGGGCAACGCATAGAAAAGACCCCCGAACGATGCACGGAGCACGGGAGAGATCCCGAGGCATCCCGGGGTCCCTCGAGGAGGACACTGGGAGACGACAACCCCGGCTCACAGCGCAGGACCCTGACGGGCGGGCGCCACTTGCAAGCCGGCGCTTTCATAAGGCACCACATTCACACTTAAGGCAGTAAGTGTCTTCCCGGAGCCCACGGGGAGGCTATAAATAGAAATAGAATAGATGAGCAACGTTTAAAAGGATGGAATCAGACTCAATTGAATACAACTATCAGCTCCGCATAGGATGTAGGTCGCTACACTCATAGCGgtccgaacttgtctaaacccCTTCGTCACACGGCCGGAATTCTACTGCGTATTACATCTCTGACCGAATCTCTAAACGGAGTTCCCACGAATCGCTGCTCGCAATACTCACCCACCATCAGTAGCCTTTTACTCTCATTACGTGTGCTAGTCCATCATCACAAGTACAGCCCATATAAATAGCGTATGGACCTTCGCACTCGGTTAGGGTGGGCAGCGTGGCTTCTGTGACGCATCAGTTTCTAATCATGCGTATGGCTCggaacacccccccccccccccccccccaattgaAAGGGGATTACAGGGCAACAAGTCAAAATCTCACTCAATTCCCTTCCAACCCTCCTCAATCCTCTTGTGGAGGAAATTAACCGAACAAGACCTTAAGGAGATCAATAACACATCCTCATTGTCTACAGCCTACAGGTGAAAGCCCCTGACAAAAGATAGACCAGTTTGGCTCATTTGCAGGTATCCCAAGGAATTAAGAGATTCAGATTCCTCAACAAAATAATTGATCACCACATGGATCCCAAAGGATCACTTGCTGATCCTCTACGATTCTAGTCAAGAGCCGACCATTGAGCTTATGCTGAAGTCGTACCAAAGATTTCAAATACTGAAGCACATCTCTCTGGCCTGAAATCTGAAGTATTGCTTACTGTGTTGTtttccaaccaaacacaccagAACTTGTGGTACTCGTCACTGGCCTCTGGTGCACATTCGCCGAACGTGGGCAGTGGATGGCAGGCTCAACGGCGAGTTCGACACGCAGCAGATGGAGCATGTGCTCATCAGAGCCTCGATCACTGCCTCAGTGTGCACACACCCCGAACGTGGCCAGCAGCCGTCCATGGCGGTGCTCCTGTTGAAGGTCGAGGTCTGCAACCGTGTGTGTACGCCGGAGGATTCGTGCCATCTACAGAGCAATGCGCGTTGTGACTACTTCGCGTTTTTGTGCATGCTTTCACTGTAAGTGAAGTAGTTCAATCAGAGAAATAAACGCGCCATGTCAAAATTCTCAGCCAGGAGAGTAACAAGTCGAGAAGACAAGATGCACAAAGAACAAGCATGCATCAAAGTTCTCATCCACTTTTTTGCTGCTGGCAAAAGATCCAATCCAAATTGGATGAACACAAGTTATCACATACATCATCGAGGACACAAGTTATCGAATATGTTAATCAGCGAAAGAACACACAGTTAATCTGAAGAATCCATTTACACAGATCCCGTCCACTCCTCGACGACGTAATCTGCTGCCGCTACAGCGTCTCGACGATGAGGTCCCGCAGCGCGCGCCTTGACGCCTCGACGTCGCGGCGAGTGAGGAACGGGTGCCGGAGCAGCTGCGGCACCGTGGCGCGCCGCGTCGGCTCCCACTGCAGGCACGCGGCCACGAACCCGCGCAGCTCCGCCGACGCCTCTGCTTCTTCCGGCACGCGCAGAGGCTCCCCGTGGCAGATGGCCAGCTCCAGCTCCGCCGCAGACGCCTTGTCTGCATCCGGCACGACGGCGAACCGGCCCAAGAAGAGCTCCAGGACGGTGACCCCGAGGCCCCACACGTCGGCGGCCATGGCACCGTGCGGCCCGGCGCGGGCTCTCGGCGCGAACCGCTCGGGGCTGAAGTAGGCGAGAGTCCCGGCAGTGATGGGCACCTGGAGGCGCTCGCCGGCGCTGCCGTAGAGGATCCTCGACGTGTTGAAGTCGCTGATCTTGATCTCGCCGCGGGAGCTGGCGAGGAAGTTGTCCGGCTTGACGTCCAGGTGCGCGACGCCGCGCGAGTGCAGCTGGGCCAGCCCGACGACGCAGTGCGCGGCCGCCTCGGCGAGCGCCAGCTCGGGGACTCCCCTGCTCCCCCGGTGGCGCCGGCACAGGACGCGGCCGAGCGAGCCGGCGTCCATGAACTCGAGCGCGAAAGCGGGCTCGCCGGCGGGCCCGCGGAGCAGGGCGTGGCAGTCGACGACGTGCGGCgacccggcggcgcggcggagcacctcggcctcctcctccacgtCGGGGTCCGCGTCGAATGACATCTTGAGCGCGAACACCGCACCggtgcggcggtggcgcgccTTGCTGACCCTGGCGAAGCCGCCCGCGCCGAGGTCGCCGATCCAGTCGAGGTCCGACAGCCGCAGCTCctctggcgccggcgccggcgccggcgccggcgttgGTGCCGGAGCCGCTGGGACCCTCATCATCATCTGGTGCGGGAGGCAGCCGGCCAGGTGGGGCGCGATCGGGAGGACGGAGCAAGCCATCGGATGCGCGGCGCGGTGGTGCAGTAGGCGACGGCAGCGAGATGCAAGATGCAACGGGGGAGGGGCGAGGGCTGCAGACGCGCAAGATGGGAGGGAAGCAGTGGAGGCGCTGGGATTATTTATGGCGCGGGATGGATTGGAACGCACGTCTCGTTGGAAGTTTGGAACCGAATCGAACTCGATGCGGAGTCGCGTCTGAGGCGGTGGCGATTCTTTCCATATTTGGAACGGATGGCGGGAACAGAGTCCGATTGAGCAGCGGAGGGAGCGGAGAAAACAGCTGGAGAGCGGTGGTCGGACTCGGACACCATACAGCAAAGGCGCGTCTCCTTTTCAGCGTCGCGCAGTACAGCTGGGAGCTGTGGTTCCGCTTCACCTTCCTGCTGCTCGTTCGGCGTTCGCGACGCGCAGTACAACAAAGTTTGACTAGCGTGCTGTCTGAAACTGGATTCTTTTGTGCATTTCAGCTCATTTAGTAACTGGTAGTTTCACTTACACCTGCAAGCCTGAATTTTCGGTTATCTGTATCCAATGTCATCTACCATAAAAATCTGAATAACAGAACCACATTGTAATAGAGGTTGGTTTGCATCTGAATTTTCCATTCTCTGTATTCATTTTCTATTCTCTGAATTCAGTTCTGAATCTTCAGGCTACCCAAGTACCACCAAATGTAATTGCAGCTGCTACAGATTGTAGCCTTAGGTACTCTAATCTCAGGATAATATGAAATGTGTGCGAGCTTGTTCTGCAGCACAATTCCTATTTCTTCTGTGAAACAGATATGTTTGTGTCTTTATTGAGTTGGGTCTGATGTCTTGTTGGCTTTTCTTTAGTTGATAATTGTGACACAGAGGGTCTGGAGAACAGTGAACTTCCAAATGAACTATGGTGCTCAATTAGCAGGGTAATGATTTTTGGATCATTTTCTCCCCATGTTGTGTTCATCATTGAAATCCATGAGCTTATTCCCTCAAAAATCCAGACGAGTGGAGGGTGTAATGCTGGACCTTTTTGCGGAAGAATGGCTGGAACTTCCGAAAGAGAATTGAGGGAtaatttcttcaattcttcagGCTGATAGCCCGTGAAGTTCTTTTGTTTCTGTCTCTGGTTTTAAGCAGCCGAACTTAGCAGTAGGAGTACTGCTGTTGCCTGGTGtctttcatgctttgttgcGTCAGTAGAGTTTCTGGTTTGAAGTCTGTTTTCTTCGCAGTCTGTGTACTGCATTTGTCTTTTGTTGGATGTGGACATTCACCGGGATTTTCCTTTATCTAAAAGAATTCTCTCAAAATCCGTAAGCATAAAACATATTACTACATACTAAGTGAAACTGGTTCAATTGTCTACGTAGCTACATTCTGATACGTGCTAGTTCCAAGGAAAAAATTTGAGGTGATTCCAAGAGCAAACAAGACATCTGCATGTACTTCAATTGTATCCACTCAAGAGCATTTAGCCTGCAATTATTTCACTTAGAGCATATCAAACAATCTCCTTTTCCCCAATAAACTGATAATATTAGGAAGAAAATAAATTCCAGCAGTTCCCCAAAATCTCTTCCTTTTCCAATAATTATTAGGATATTCCAATATTTCACTTCCAACTTCCCTCAAATAAAGGAGAATTATGGCTCTCCCAATATGTTAGTTGTATTGGGATGAGGCTA is part of the Panicum hallii strain FIL2 chromosome 2, PHallii_v3.1, whole genome shotgun sequence genome and encodes:
- the LOC112881030 gene encoding mitogen-activated protein kinase kinase 9-like; the encoded protein is MACSVLPIAPHLAGCLPHQMMMRVPAAPAPTPAPAPAPAPEELRLSDLDWIGDLGAGGFARVSKARHRRTGAVFALKMSFDADPDVEEEAEVLRRAAGSPHVVDCHALLRGPAGEPAFALEFMDAGSLGRVLCRRHRGSRGVPELALAEAAAHCVVGLAQLHSRGVAHLDVKPDNFLASSRGEIKISDFNTSRILYGSAGERLQVPITAGTLAYFSPERFAPRARAGPHGAMAADVWGLGVTVLELFLGRFAVVPDADKASAAELELAICHGEPLRVPEEAEASAELRGFVAACLQWEPTRRATVPQLLRHPFLTRRDVEASRRALRDLIVETL